In Candidatus Defluviilinea proxima, a single genomic region encodes these proteins:
- the uxaC gene encoding glucuronate isomerase — protein sequence MNPDRFLSSDPAIRDIARNLYQTVAKLPIVSPHGHVDSRLFSDPKASFGTPAELFIIPDHYITRMLYSQGIPLDALLAGDHREIWKLFCTNFHLFRGTPSGIWLTDELASVFGVDEKPSASNADRLFDSLSEKLFSPEFSPRKLFERFNIEVLCTTDAATDTLEHHQAIRQSGWKGNIRPTFRPDGVVNLDAPNWKTNIDKLSEVSGVDVKDYKSFIQALEQRRAFFKSIGATATDHAALTPITAELSDIEADEIFQRALNGSPKPNDATQFTAHMLMEMARMSIEDGLVMQLHPGSLRNHNDIVFQKFGLDKGADIPLQTEYTRNLLPLLNKYGNDSRLTLILFTLDETTYSRELATLAGHYPALKLGPPWWFHDSLNGMARYFDQVMETAGIYNTAGFNDDTRAFCSIPARHDVWRRASANWLAGLVVRHIVGMDDAIEMIQEFAVGLARRAYKLT from the coding sequence ATGAACCCTGATCGCTTTCTATCATCCGACCCTGCCATCCGCGACATCGCGCGCAATCTTTATCAAACTGTTGCGAAACTTCCCATCGTTTCGCCGCATGGTCATGTTGACTCACGTCTCTTCTCCGACCCGAAAGCCTCCTTCGGCACGCCTGCCGAGCTATTCATCATCCCCGACCACTACATTACCCGCATGTTGTATTCACAGGGCATTCCATTGGATGCCTTGCTTGCAGGCGATCACCGCGAGATTTGGAAACTCTTCTGCACGAACTTCCACCTCTTCCGCGGGACTCCTTCGGGCATCTGGTTGACGGATGAACTCGCATCCGTTTTTGGCGTGGATGAAAAACCATCCGCCTCAAACGCCGACCGATTGTTTGATTCACTTTCAGAGAAATTATTCTCCCCTGAATTTTCTCCCCGCAAACTCTTCGAGCGATTCAATATCGAAGTTCTTTGCACCACCGATGCGGCGACAGATACGCTTGAACATCATCAGGCCATTCGCCAAAGTGGTTGGAAAGGTAACATCCGTCCAACCTTCCGCCCCGATGGCGTGGTCAACCTCGATGCCCCGAATTGGAAAACAAATATCGACAAGCTGAGTGAAGTCAGCGGCGTTGATGTAAAGGATTACAAGTCCTTTATCCAAGCCTTGGAACAGCGACGCGCCTTCTTCAAATCCATTGGTGCTACTGCAACCGATCACGCCGCTTTGACTCCCATCACTGCTGAATTATCGGATATTGAAGCAGATGAGATTTTCCAGCGTGCGCTCAATGGCAGCCCCAAGCCCAACGACGCGACCCAATTCACTGCCCACATGCTGATGGAAATGGCACGCATGAGCATTGAAGACGGGTTGGTTATGCAGTTGCATCCAGGTTCCCTCCGCAATCACAATGACATCGTTTTCCAAAAGTTCGGCTTAGATAAAGGTGCGGACATTCCTCTACAAACCGAATACACACGCAATTTGCTTCCCTTGTTGAATAAATACGGAAATGACTCGCGCCTTACGTTGATCCTCTTCACGCTCGATGAAACGACTTATTCTCGTGAACTCGCTACACTTGCAGGTCACTATCCTGCGCTCAAACTCGGACCTCCGTGGTGGTTCCATGACAGCTTGAATGGTATGGCGCGTTACTTCGATCAAGTCATGGAGACAGCAGGGATTTACAACACCGCTGGTTTCAACGATGATACACGTGCCTTCTGCTCTATCCCTGCACGACATGATGTGTGGCGGCGCGCCTCTGCGAATTGGTTGGCAGGATTAGTTGTTCGTCATATCGTGGGTATGGATGATGCAATCGAAATGATTCAAGAATTTGCAGTTGGCTTGGCGAGACGTGCTTATAAATTAACGTAA
- a CDS encoding SDR family oxidoreductase: MNLEELKSLYDFSDRTVLVTGGAGVLGSEIACALVGCNANVVLLDRDQELAQKVIERFPKVVKGRGVRVFGDVLKVETLQQANETIKAEFGHVDILINGAGGNHPSATTKPDLSFFDLPLDALRHVGDLNLLGTILPCQVFGRNMAERGEGVILNVSSMNAFRPLTRIPAYSAAKAAVSNFTQWLAVHMAQNYSSKIRVNAIAPGFFLTDQNRFLLTDKDTGELTPRGQSILSHTPMNRFGTPEDLLGATMWLISPASAFVTGVVLPIDGGFSVFSGV, translated from the coding sequence ATGAATCTCGAAGAACTAAAATCGCTTTATGATTTCTCAGATCGCACGGTCTTAGTCACGGGCGGGGCAGGGGTGCTGGGGAGTGAAATCGCTTGTGCGTTGGTAGGTTGCAACGCGAATGTTGTGCTCCTTGACCGCGATCAGGAACTCGCACAGAAGGTCATCGAACGTTTTCCTAAAGTTGTAAAAGGACGCGGTGTGCGCGTCTTTGGTGATGTCCTCAAGGTCGAGACTTTGCAGCAGGCAAATGAAACTATCAAAGCTGAGTTCGGTCACGTTGATATTCTCATCAACGGTGCGGGCGGCAATCATCCATCTGCAACCACCAAGCCTGATCTTTCTTTCTTCGATCTGCCACTTGATGCGCTTCGTCATGTTGGCGATCTAAACTTACTTGGCACAATTTTGCCGTGTCAGGTATTCGGTCGTAATATGGCAGAGCGTGGTGAAGGCGTGATCCTCAACGTCTCTTCGATGAACGCCTTTCGTCCGCTCACGCGCATCCCTGCGTACTCGGCGGCGAAGGCGGCGGTCAGCAACTTCACGCAGTGGCTTGCTGTTCATATGGCGCAGAATTATTCGTCGAAGATTCGTGTCAACGCGATCGCGCCTGGGTTTTTCCTTACGGATCAGAATCGATTCCTCCTCACAGACAAGGACACTGGCGAATTGACTCCGCGTGGTCAATCGATTTTGTCTCACACCCCAATGAACCGCTTCGGGACTCCCGAAGACCTGCTTGGTGCGACAATGTGGCTGATCTCCCCCGCATCCGCTTTCGTGACGGGTGTGGTGCTTCCGATTGATGGTGGTTTCTCGGTGTTTTCAGGTGTGTAA